The Chitinophagales bacterium genome has a segment encoding these proteins:
- a CDS encoding PD40 domain-containing protein: protein MKKALITYSLLLIALIGFTQTPKKATQLYDDAIAYAKKTQYTEAIATLQQAIKIYPAYLDAKILIGELYFAQRKYNEAIPYFEAAKTDAQTVYTDIQQNRLYWMLADCYYLTEQHDKAIAISNLYLKQNKISEFGKQKVNDIISKASFSISAKKNPVSFNPINLGENVNSADDEYFPALTPDGSELFFTRRIFNQEDIYHSQYTSSWSPAEILSNQINDPTHNDGSQSISANGNLLFFTTCNRNNVFGSCDIFYSYNDGKNWTTAKGINKPINTPYWDAQPSFAANGNAMYFSSDRPGGFGGRDIWVSYLDDQLRWSEPKNLGAVINTPQDDQTPFIHPDGVTLYFASNGHQGMGQNDLFITTLENGQWTIPKNLGYPINTEKDEMGLFVSTDGTTAYFASNRVGGFGKLDIYSFDLPNAYKPKPTTFVKVQVYDAISKQALFADYALLDLAKNETVTSGKTNGNGNFVACLTANKNYALTVQKDKYLFHSENFSFSSSSAVEPYILNVYLQPIQKDNIIQLNNVFFDIDKAELKSTSFPELDKVVALLKENPNLKVEIGGHTDNTGNADYNLLLSKRRAESVVQYLVGKGIALNRLTAKGYGMTKPLVDNTNEQNKAQNRRTELKILE, encoded by the coding sequence ATGAAAAAAGCATTAATAACATATTCATTGCTATTGATAGCTTTAATTGGCTTTACTCAAACACCAAAAAAAGCAACACAACTGTATGACGATGCTATAGCATACGCTAAAAAAACACAGTATACTGAGGCAATTGCTACGCTACAACAAGCTATTAAAATATATCCAGCGTATTTAGATGCTAAAATTTTAATTGGCGAATTGTACTTTGCTCAACGAAAATATAACGAAGCAATACCTTATTTTGAAGCTGCAAAAACCGATGCTCAAACGGTTTATACTGATATTCAGCAGAACAGACTGTATTGGATGTTGGCAGACTGCTACTACTTAACAGAGCAACATGATAAAGCAATTGCTATTTCAAATTTATACTTGAAACAAAATAAAATTTCTGAGTTTGGCAAGCAGAAAGTAAACGACATTATTTCAAAAGCTTCGTTTTCTATTAGTGCCAAAAAAAATCCAGTAAGCTTTAATCCAATTAACCTTGGCGAAAATGTTAACTCTGCCGATGATGAATATTTTCCTGCATTAACGCCAGATGGAAGTGAACTCTTTTTTACTAGACGAATTTTCAATCAAGAAGACATTTATCACAGTCAGTATACTTCTAGTTGGTCGCCTGCCGAAATTCTGAGTAATCAAATTAATGATCCAACACATAACGATGGTTCTCAAAGTATTTCTGCCAATGGCAACTTGCTGTTTTTTACTACTTGCAACAGAAATAATGTTTTTGGTAGTTGTGATATTTTTTATTCGTACAATGATGGCAAAAACTGGACAACAGCAAAAGGCATCAATAAACCAATTAACACACCTTATTGGGATGCACAACCAAGTTTTGCTGCGAATGGAAATGCTATGTATTTTAGTAGCGACCGACCTGGTGGTTTTGGTGGAAGAGATATTTGGGTATCTTATTTAGATGACCAATTGCGTTGGAGCGAACCAAAAAATTTAGGTGCTGTCATTAATACACCACAAGACGACCAAACGCCTTTCATTCATCCAGATGGTGTTACACTTTACTTTGCGTCAAATGGTCATCAAGGTATGGGACAAAACGATTTGTTTATTACTACTCTTGAAAATGGACAGTGGACAATACCAAAAAATTTAGGTTATCCTATTAATACCGAAAAAGATGAAATGGGTTTGTTTGTTTCTACTGATGGTACTACTGCTTATTTTGCTAGTAACAGAGTTGGTGGTTTTGGCAAATTAGACATTTATAGTTTTGATTTGCCAAATGCTTACAAACCAAAGCCAACTACTTTTGTAAAAGTACAAGTATATGATGCCATTTCTAAACAAGCATTATTTGCAGATTATGCTTTGCTTGATTTAGCCAAAAACGAAACAGTGACTAGTGGAAAAACTAATGGCAATGGTAATTTTGTTGCTTGTTTAACTGCTAATAAAAACTACGCATTAACTGTACAAAAAGATAAATATTTATTTCACTCAGAGAATTTTTCATTCAGTTCTAGCAGTGCAGTAGAACCATATATTTTAAATGTTTACTTACAACCAATACAGAAAGATAATATTATACAATTAAATAATGTATTTTTTGATATAGATAAAGCAGAACTTAAAAGCACTTCTTTTCCTGAATTAGACAAAGTAGTAGCTTTGCTTAAAGAAAATCCGAATTTAAAAGTAGAAATTGGTGGACATACAGACAACACTGGTAATGCAGATTATAACTTATTATTATCTAAAAGAAGAGCCGAAAGTGTAGTACAATATTTAGTAGGAAAAGGTATTGCACTTAATAGATTAACTGCAAAAGGTTATGGTATGACAAAACCGCTAGTTGATAACACCAACGAACAAAACAAAGCTCAAAATCGTAGAACAGAATTAAAGATTTTGGAGTAG